GCGTTTAACAAACTGTGTGGAATCCGTTCCTTTAACAATAAATTAGAATATAAAATTGAGAGATCCAATGAGCCAGTTTCCACTAAGACAGGACGACCCTTAGCATGAGCTTCCTTGACCACGTCTAAAGTTGCCATCAACTTGGCCCGATTACTAATAAACAGGTGGTCTGGGTAGTCCTTTCGAATATCTGGACGATTGGTGGGAACCTTAAAGACAGACAGATTGTATACTTCAAGGAATTCTTTGCGATCCGTCGCAGCAGTTCCCGTCATTCCGGCTAGTTGGTTGAACATTCGGAATAAGTCTTGATAAGTAATTGTGGCCATCGTTCGCTGTTCAATCGAAATCTTCACTTCTTCCTTGGCTTCCAGGGCTTGATGCATTCCGGCCTGCATCTTCATACCGGGTAGTTCCCGCCCATTTTCGGCATCAATTAGTACCACTTCATCGTCTTTGACTACGTAGTCCCGGTCTCTTTTTTGAATGTAGTTCGCTCGTAAGGCTAACACAAGGTGCCGGTAAAGCTCAGCCCAAGTTCCTGAAAGCAGGTTATCCACGTCCAAATATTTTTCCATCTTGACGATTCCCTGCGGAGTAAACCAGGCATTTTTTAAGTCATCACTAATTTGGTAATCTTCTTCTTTATCCAGTAACTTTACCACCCGATCTGCACTTTGGTAGTAGTTAGACTGCACCCGTGGCACCCCAGCAATCACCAAGGGAGTTTGCGCTGTATCAAGTAATACCGCATCAGCTTCATCCAATAGGGCAAAATTTAACGCCTGTAGGTGTTGGTCCTCCGGCACTTTGGCTAAGTTATCGAACAGATAATCAAACCCTAATGTACTGTTCGTAGTATACACAATGTTAGCGACATAAATTTTGTCCAAATCTCGATCTTCTGGCTTTTGTCCAATTTCTGGAACCGAACTGGCAACAGTCAATCCAAGCCACCGATACAGTTTACCCATATCATGCGCATCGCGAGAAGCTAAGTATTCGTTTGCAGTAATTAAAAAGTTCCCTGTTCCGGTTAACCCATGCAGATACATCGGCATCGTAGCAGTTAAAGTTTTTCCCTCTCCGGTTTTCATTTCAGCAATGTTCCCATCTTCCATGGCCACTGCCCCAAGAATTTGGACTGGGAAAGGACGCATTCCTAAAACACGACTGGCGGCCTCACAAACAACGGCATAAGCTTTCGGTAAGATAGCTTTTAAGCGGGTGCGTTGTCCGTCAACTTCTTGTTTCAAAAGGTTCGTTTGTTGTTGCAATTCTTCATCCGACATCCCATGATATTGATCAGCTAGATCAAGAATTTGCTGAACCGTTTTTTTATATTGATGTTTTTGCAATAACGCCATTCTCCGCTTGAACCTCTTTCACAAATTTATAATTAAAATTAATTGATTCTTACAGATAATGATTATATAATTCACTCATTATGAAAAACAACCATAAACTACTTAATCAGGACCTTGAAAAAAGATTTAAGCATCTTGAAGAAAGCCGTCCTGAACCAGAAAAAACTGACTTAAAGAGTGTTTGCCTTAAAATTGTCATGGGAGTCATTGGTTTTGCGTTAGTCGCATTAATTTTGAGCTCTATGATTAACTTTTAGATGCTAAACTTAAGAAAATATAGATTTTTTCATTTTCGTAAATTTAATGAAGAAAATAAGAATAGAAACAAAATTAAAATTGAGTTCATTGTATCATTTTTTTGAGCACTCAACAAATTACTCATAAATATTATTATTCTAATAACAAAATAAACAGATTAAAAGTTATTTATTATCTTTTATCAACTTTCAAGTCTTATTCCGCCATTGAGTCGAAATAAGACTTTTTTGTTTACTCCAACTTTTATCATCTGAAGTCCGACATAGTTATATTAACGACCAGACTAACTTTACTAAATCGGAATTAGATACGTTTTTCACTTGAAACCCATCATGACTTAATGTTGTTTTTGAATTATTGAAGGCAGTCACTAATCTTCCACTAAAAATTAATAAACTTAAAAATAATATTGAAGTTTTTGAGAATAGCTTTAAATAAACTTGTATTTTGTTCAAAAAAAGATCCTATGAAAGGTAGTTAAAATCTATCTTCCATAGGATCTTCATTTATAGACTGATTAAAATTTAAATAAAACAACTTTAATCAATCGTCTTTTATTATATCAACTATTTTTCATTACGTTTCCGAAGCTTGATTCCAATTCCAGCCAATAACATTGTCAACAACCCTAATAATGTAAAGTTATTTGATTGATCACCAGCTTGTGGTAATTTAGATTGTTTTTCTACTTTCTTACCACTATTTACTTCATAACCGTTAGCTGAAACGTTACTACCATTGGAATTATTTGAACCGTTTAAACTATCGGAAGCACTTACTGAGGTACTTGTTGAAGTACTCAAACTATCAGAGCTACTTACAGATGTACTTAAACTATCGGATGAACTTGTTGATGTACTTAGACTATCCGAGATACTTACAGAAGTACTTAAACTGTCAGACGAACTTGTTGATGTACTCAAGCTATCCGAATTGCTTACAGATGTACTTAAACTGTCAGACGAACTTGTTGATGTACTTAAGCTATCCGAATTGCTTACAGATGTACTTAAACTGTCGGACGAACTAGTCGATGTACTCAAGCTATCCGAATTGCTTACAGATGTACTTAAACTATCGGATGAACTTGTTGACGTACTTAGACTATCCGAATTGCTTACAGATGTGCTCAAACTATCGGATGAACTTGTTGACGTACTTAGACTATTCGAATTGCTTACAGAAGTACTCAAACTATCGGATGAACTTGTTGACGTACTTAGGCTATCCGAATTGCTTACAGATGTACTCAAACTATCTGATGAACTAGTCGACGTACTCAAGCTATCTGAATTACTTACGGAAGTACTCAAACTATCAGAAATACTTACAGATGTACTTAAACTATCTGACGAACTAGTCGACGTACTTAAGCTATCTGAATTACTTAAACTGTCAGACGAACTAGTCGACGTACTCAAACTATCAGAGCTGCTTACAGAAGTGCTCAAACTGTCAGACGAACTAGTTGATGTACTCAAGCTATCTGAACTACTTACGGAAGTACTCAAACTATCGGACGAACTAGTCGATGTACTTAGACTATCCGAATTGCTTACAGATGTACTTAAACTGTCAGACGAACTAGTCGACGTACTCAAGCTATCCGAATTGCTTACAGATGTACTCAAACTATCGGACGAACTAGTCGATGTACTTAGACTATCAGAGCTGCTTACAGAAGTGCTCAAACTATCGGACGAACTAGTCGATGTACTTAGACTATCCGAATTGCTTACAGATGTACTTAAACTGTCAGACGAACTAGTCGACGTACTCAAGCTATCCGAATTGCTTACAGATGTACTAAAACTATCGGAAGAACTAGTCGACGTACTCAAGCTATCTGAACTACTTACAGAAGTGCTCAAACTATCGGACGAACTAGTCGATGTACTAAAGCTATCCGAATTACTTACAGATGTACTTAAACTATCTGATGAACTTGTTGACGTACTTAAGCTATCAGAGCTACTTACGGAAGTGCTTAAACTATCGGAAGAACTAGTCGAAGTACTCAAGCTATCTGAATTACTTACGGAAGTGCTCAAACTATCTGATGAACTTGTTGACGTACTTAAGCTATCCGAACTACTTACGGAAGTACTTAAACTATCTGATGAACTTGTTGATGTACTCAAGCTATCCGAATTGCTTACAGAAGTGCTCAAACTATCGGACGAACTAGTCGATGTACTAAAGCTATCCGAATTACTTACAGATGTACTTAAACTATCTGATGAACTTGTTGACGTACTTAAGCTATCAGAGCTACTTACGGAAGTGCTTAAACTATCGGAAGAACTAGTCGAAGTACTCAAGCTATCTGAATTACTTACGGAAGTGCTCAAACTATCTGATGAACTTGTTGACGTACTTAAGCTATCCGAACTACTTACGGAAGTACTTAAACTATCTGATGAACTTGTTGACGTACTTAAGCTATCCGAACTACTTACGGAAGTACTTAAACTATCTGATGAACTTGTTGATGTACTCAAGCTATCCGAATTGCTTACAGAAGTGCTCAAACTATCGGACGAACTAGTCGATGTACTAAAGCTATCCGAATTACTTACAGATGTACTTAAACTATCTGATGAACTTGTTGACGTACTTAAGCTATCAGAGCTACTTACGGAAGTGCTTAAACTATCGGAAGAACTAGTCGAAGTACTCAAGCTATCTGAATTACTTACGGAAGTGCTCAAACTATCTGATGAACTTGTTGACGTACTTAAGCTATCCGAACTACTTACGGAAGTACTTAAACTATCTGATGAACTTGTTGATGTACTCAAGCTATCCGAATTGCTTACAGATGTACTCAAACTGTCAGACGAACTTGTTGACGTACTTAAGCTATCCGAACTACTTACGGAAGTGCTCAAACTATCGGATGAACTTGTTGACGTACTTAGACTATCCGAATTGCTTACAGATGTACTCAAACTATCGGAAGAGCTAGTCGATGTACTGTCAGAATCGCTAGCATTACTATTACTTTCCGATTGACTCAAGCTGTCAGAGGCACTAATTGAAGTACTTAGACTATCGGACGAACTTGTTGACGTACTTAAGCTATCCGAATTACTTACGGAAGTACTTAAACTATCTGATGAACTTATTGATGTACTCAAGCTATCCGAATTACTTACAGATGTACTCAAACTGTCAGACGAACTTGTTGACGTACTCAAGCTATCTGAACTGCTTACGGAAGTGCTCAAACTATCGGATGAACTTGTTGACGTACTTAGACTATCCGAATTGCTTACAGAAGTGCTCAAACTATCGGATGAACTTGTTGACGTACTTAGACTATCGGAAGAGCTAACTGATGTACTGTCAGAATCGCTAGCATTACTATTACTTTCCGATTGACTCAAGCTGTCAGAGGCACTAATTGAAGTACTTAGACTATCGGACGAACTTGTTGACGTACTCAAGCTATCTGAACTGCTTACGGAAGTGCTTAAACTATCGGACGAACTAGTCGACGTACTTAAGCTGTCTGATGAACTTGTTGATGTACTCAAGCTATCCGAATTACTTACAGATGTACTCAAACTGTCAGACGAACTTGTTGACGTACTTAGACTATCAGAACTACTTACAGATGCACTCAAACTGTCAGACGAACTTGTTGACGTACTTAGACTATCAGAACTACTTACGGAAGTGCTCGTTGATGAACTAGTACTTGTAGAAATACTTTCTTTAGAACTTGCTGAATCACTCATGCTTGCTGAAGTAGATTGTGATGGATAATTGTTAGAGTAAACGTAAATCTTAACGTTAATGGCATCTTCAGTAACAAAAGTTGAAGTAGGTTGTTTATTCCCCTTTAGCTCTTCGCCAGTTGCATAATGATAGCTATCTGGGGCATTTTCTTGAGTATAGTAAGGATCGGTCCAGTTAATCGTGTTTCCATAGTTTGCTGGTTGATGCTTCGAAAGAACATTTTCTTGTTCAGAATTTTCACCGGTAACTAGAACTGGTTTACCAGTCATTACATCAATGTACTGGTAGGTAACGTTTGGATTGGGTTTACCATAAACGTAGATTTTGTAAACATATTTTTTACTTCCACGAGGTAAAATTGCTATCCCAGCTTGACCGGTATCATCACCGTTATCTTCCATATTCGTGGGGTCCCCACCACTTTGAGCATCACTCTTGGCAGAACTTGGAACTTGATCACCGAGTGCCCACATGTAGTGTTCTGGCATTTCCTTATTAACGTATTCATCACTATTCAAAGGAACGTACTTACCAATGTAATCATCACTGGAGCGTTGCATCGTCGTTGTTCTAATTACATTACCATTTCGATCTACATATTGAATTTCAATCGGACCAACAGAAGCATTATCTGTTTCTAGTTCTCGAGTATAGTTACTGATAATTGCAAATCCACTACCAGAAGAACCGTCTAATCCTTCCATGGTCTTAGTTCCATTTTCAACTGATAACGTGTCAAACGACATTGAAGCTTGTCCTTGTGGCATGTTGGCCTTGGAATTAGTTCTATCCCAAGTAATCATCTTAGAGTTATTCATGGTAAATTTACCGGTACCAGAAATAATTCCTTCGGTGGTAGTTCCAGGGTTACCATCTTTATCAATGATTGCCAAATGTAAAGACTTAGGTGAAATAAATCGAATGCTAGACTTATCATTCAAACGAATGATTGAACCATCTGAAACTTGTCTAATATCAATTAATGAACCAGCGTTAAAGATTACTTTTTGGTTCCCCATCAAAGTAATTGAACCAGGATAAACCGTGATTGGAGCATATAACTTAAAGCTTTGTCCAAAAATAAATTCAGCATTTGGATATACCGTAGCTTGAGTCCCATTAATAAATCCTTGGAATCCTTTTTGCGTCCAAGTAACACTATTACCAACGTTCATCTTAGCAATTTGACCAGTAACTGGAGATTGAGTGGCAACAGAACCTTCAACTGTATAAGCGGCATTAGATGCCCCGTCTCCAATCTTTAATTCATTACCATAACCAACGCTGCCCTCTGGAGCTACGGTACTAAAGTTAAACTCTCCATCTGGGGTTATAACAGCAGCAGTAGTATTATTGCTATTATCTTTTCTATTTAAAGTAACATTCGCATTGTCAGCAATTTCTACTCTACCAACCCCACGAGTTACTTCGCTAGTAACATCAAAAATATTGTTTCCAGAGAAAGTTACCTTTGCTCCTTCACCATAGATGGCCCGAACCGGATACTTTCCATTAGAAGAACTAGTTAAATGAATATTATTAACATTCACAATTAGTTGATTTGCACTATTAGCATAAACTAATGATTCAGATTCACTAACATTATCGCTGAATCCTTGTTTAATCATCATGTTAGATAAAGTAACATTAGTTGATTGTGCTTGATTCCCTTGAACCTTAAATCCATTGGCACCAAGATCAACATTATGATTATTACCATTGATGATAATATCATTGCCATTTTCCCGGTTATTTAAAGTTATTCCATCACTAGGAGTGATGTCATTATGAATATCAATGTAACGAATTTTGTTATTTTCCCAAGCTTGTTTTAATCCAGCAAAATCGGTTACATTTGCGTATGTACCATCCTTAATTGCCTGATTCTTGTACTGATCATTATTAATAATTTGATCAGGAGTTAAAACAGTCACTGAACTTGGAGTTTTAGAAGTTGCTCCAGACTCTACACTTTTATTAAAGTCATCCCGACCTTTATCTGGATCAGGTGAAACATGTAATGTATCTTGTTTGTTTGCAGTTGCTGTCAAGTATAGGAAGTTGGTCTTTAAATCATGTTGATTTCCAGCATTTGTAACGGCTGATAAGACTGCCGCACTTGGAGCAACATTAGTTGGTAGACCAATGTTAGCAATCTTATTATCGACATTAATAGTAACCACAGCATCTTTAGGTGCTTGCTTTTTAATGTCATTGTATGCATTCTGCTCCTCATTATAATTTGTAACTGAATTTGAAGTAACAGTAGAATTGAATCCGCTATCACTTACTTGGCTACTTCTAATAATTCCTGATGCAGAACCTTGTTTATTAGCAATCCTAGATTGAGCTTGCGAATCAATCAAATCATTATTTGCAGAATTCTTGATCGTTGCATTCGTACTATTTGAGTTTGATTGACTGTTCATATTTGAAGCTGTCAAAGCTTCATTATTGCTAGCCTTATCAGATTTGGATTGGGAATCTTGTTTACTACTACTTTTAACAGAATTACTAGCTGAAGTCGAATGACTGGCACTTGTTGATGTAGATAGTGCTTCACTCATACTAGCTGAAACTTTATCTAAATGTGCTTGTGAGTCTTGTTTACTATTGTTATTAGCAATAGAATCATTGGCTGAAGTAGAAGGAATCGTAGCAGAATCATTTCCAGCTAAAACATCCTTATTTGCTTCTTTACTAGGATTGTTCCCCGCACCACTAGTTGTATCCGCATGCGCAGCATTAACTGTAGCTCCGGCACCTAAAATCCCACCCATCATGGTAATTCCAGCAAAAACCCATTTCTTACCGTCCTTATACATTTTATAATGTATCTTTCCATTTTCATGGACTAGACGATTAAGATTTTGCTTATGCTTTTCATTCTTCTCCATCCAAACCTCTCCTATCATAAAATTTTCCTACTCTACAAACCGGATAAACGGTTACTATCTAGCTTATAAAATTCAGAGACAAATTACAATATAATTATAGAAAAATATTTAATATCAATTATCATTCTCTTGCAATACCGTTTTAATTAACTACTTCATAATCGAAATAAAGGTTGCCACTGTGCTAATTAAAATAATAACCATCATTATTGCTGACATTCCGATAATAAATCCATGTCCCTTCGGTTTTTCGTCATCCGCATCCGCAATAAATTTTTTTTCGTGATTAAAACGCCTTTGAATGTCCTCTTGCAAACTATCTTTTTTAGCATTCATGAAATTTCCTCTCTGGATTAAGACTATTCAACTACAATTTTTTCGGTGGATAATTTCGTGGATTTTATTTTTTCAAACTGATTTTGATTCATATGAACACTTTGAATAAATTTAATGTTATCAAGCAAAATATCATACAAATTACGTTTAATCTTTCCATCAGAATTCAAAGGGTCTTCCGTTAAATATAAGGTATTATGCGATTTAGTGTTGTCTAGCGACCACATTTCAATCCCCAGGTAGTTAATGTTCACAGTATCTTGTTCCGTTAAAATCTGTTTGAGTTTTGCAGCAAAAAATTGGTGCATTACCTCATAAGTTGCTGTGATTTGCATCGTTGTAAAGTTCTCGATTGTTATTCGTTGCACTTGTCCATCGTCATAATAAAAACGAACCACTGGTCGTTCTTGATTATCATAAAAATCCGTCCGCTGTAATTGATTATCAGTGTAAATCTCATTACTGAATTTTTTCCCATCACTTGCATAAATTTCGGTAAAGTCACGTTCACCATTGGGATATACGTAATTTACTTGTTGGACATGTCGACGAGTTAACGAACGCAAGATTACATTCCCGATTACGTCCCCATCAGCAATTACATCAACACTAAAATCGGGATTCATGAAGATTTCTGCTCCAGTAACAGTAGGAACTTGATTAAAGTAAAGATATTGATCTGGATTAAAATCAATTTTTCGACCCGTATATTGGTCTAAAACATTAATTCCATTAATTTTTTCTTGATTTAATTGATTTCTCAAATTTGGATCCGGGGCCAGTGTAATCAGTTGCCCATTTTTGTCCATTAATCGTTGTTTTTGGATCGGCCAACTGGGATTTTTTACATCAATTTTATTCACTAATTCGTAGTGCATGAACGACTTCCTCCCATTTCCGTGTAATTTCACGATGGCGAAATTGTTCCATTGTGGTCTGCGTTGCTTGACAAACTTGGGGGTAATCGCAATCTAGCAACCGTTTAATCCCCCTAGCCAAACTATTTACGTTGAAGTATAAATTATCGTCTCCAACTTTAAATGGTTCTAAGAATCCATTTTGGCCATCGTGAATCATTTCTAATGAGCCAAACCGAGCATTATATCCAATCACGGGTAATCCAGCGTTCAAAGCTTCAACGGTTGATAACCCAAATCCTTCAGAAAATGATGCAGTTAAAAAAGCATCATACTTAGGATAGACTTTTTCCAATTCACTTGAAAATCCTTTGAGGTGAATGTAATCTCCAGCTGATGAAGTGGCAATTATGTCACTAATAATCTTATTTTGACTTCCTATCCCATAAATATCAAAAGTGACGTCATACCCTTGTTGTTTGATTTTAGCAACAGCACGAACTGCAATATCAATATGTTTTTCACCAGCTAGCCGTGAGGCCGTCACTAGGTGAAGTTGTTTTCCAGGATGCCACTTTGGTTTAATGGGCTTGTGATTGTCGCTAACTCCACCGACAGGAATGGTAATAAATTTATGCTTATCATTGGGGAAATCCTTGAGAAAGTCTTGGGTTTGGATTTCTGTTGCAGAAATCACCAAATCAATTTGGTCTAAATGGGTTAAGGAATATTCATAATAGTTATTCCATAAAGGATGGTTAGGATCATTTCGATCGGACAAGTGATCCGCATGCACCATTTCAATAACCTTACTATTGGGAAATTTAGGGTAAAAAAGGGCTACTTCACTTTCCTCCCCCCGGTCCAAGAACCAATTACTTTTAGAACCAAACGCCAGATCGAGCTGAGCAAAGAAATATCGTTGCACTTGAATTTCATTCCAGAAGAATAAATGTTTTCCATTTTGCTTAAACAGGTGAATATTCCGAATTACGGTTTGCTGATGGTTAGTCCGGTAAAAATTAAAGGTAACCTTTCGATCTCCCGTAGCTTGTTCAAAAAGTTCAACTTTAGAAGCCATAAATAAGTCTTGGGGTTTTTGGTAGCGAATCATCGTTTCAACAATATGAATTCCGGAACTCGTGATTGTTTCTAACAAGAGTGGAACCCCATGCTTATCAGCAACCTGACGATCTTGATATTCATAAAATTGTTGAACTCCATCCGTTAAATAACGTTCTCCCAACACGAAATATTCATACATATTAACTACTTGTTGATTTTTCAAATGCCATTTATCCATCGCTTCGTGCAAGTTTTTAATTAATTGAACAAACACCAAGCGATACGGTAAATGAGCCTCGTCAAAGCGATGAGCTCGGTAAAATTCAGCATGTTCAATTCCAGAATTACCGACTCCCATTGCTCGATTTACAAAAAAATTCATTGGTGGGACGTTGGATTTAGTCTGCATTTATCTATCCTTTTTTGCACTTATAATCAATTCATTTACCATTTTAATTAGCTGAGGCATTGGATATCCATAACCATTAATCATAAGTGGTAATTCCAATGTATTTTCCCTCTGAATGCTGGTAATTAACTTTTGTAGCACGGACTTGGCAAGCGATAAGTCATTAAGTTCAGTCGGAGATAATCTTACGACTACCGTAGTTTGATGTGGTTTTATTGGAATCAACCAACTCTCAGAATCTCTCCGACCAAGGTACAAAGCAATCATATTGGGATGTTGATCCTGAACCCACGTTGCATTTAAATCATTACTTACTGACAAACGCATTCTTTTAATGACGTCAACTGGCATTAGTGCTACCCAATGAAAGGTAAAATCATGGTTAGCCTTCATAACTAGCGAAATTTCATACGATTGCGCTGTTTCTGGATACCGAAAAGTAGGATTGGATTCGTCTAATATAAATTCTTTAACCAAGTGCTGATTACGGTCATAAGTATTAATTTTAAAATAAATTGATTGTTCGGGATTCATCCTAATTTTACTAATTAGTTGATATTCCTTTTTTACTTCTAAGAGTGGCAATGCTCCTTGAGAACGGGTCACATCAAAGCTTTGCTGTGATCTCCACGTATATAAATCAGTTCCCGGAGGAAGCATGGGGGCTGAAATTTCAACTCCATCCATTTCATAATTAACGAGAGCCCCGTGCGTTTCAGCAGCGTTTAAAGCTTGCCCCCAAGTTAAAATTGTACATTCACTATCCATTTGTCTATGCCTTTCGGTTAAAATCACGCGCAAGAATGTTCTGATATTGTCGCTGGAACCATGCACCTACTCCACTAGTATCATCATTATGGCGCCCAGTTAGGCCCTTATACAGAATCCGAATAAACGGATTTTGATTCTTCAAAAAGTTAAATAAGTCATGAAAAGCTTCTCGATCATAATCGTCCTGACGCATATAAGCAATGGCAAAAGTTGTATTGGTAAAGTCGCCACTGGAAAAATTATCCCAAAAATATTGATTTAAGTTATTTTGCGCAGCAATTTCAGTTGACCCTTCCCGTAACAGGAGTAAATCTAAAGCGGTTTCAAATTGATGCGGACGATTAATCCGTTCATTAGCAGCAATGGTTCCTAAGTTAACTAAGGGCTTCCCCACTATTACCGCATACGGAGCTAATTTAGCAGCATAATAAAGCGCCGCTGTAGTTCCCATTGATAGCCCTGATAGGATTAAATCTTTAGAAGAGAAATGAAGCTGATTAAGATGATCGCAAATCATTTTAACAACTTCGGTTTCGAATTCTTTGCTACCAATATAAAACGCTCCACCCGCTAATCGCTCATCAGCAATCAAAAGAAAGGGGGCATGCCCATCTCCTAACTGACTCATCATCCGATTTCCTTCAAACCCCTCTGCTGTTCTAAATCCGCTGAAATAAACATTTAAAGGTGGTTTGAAATCTCCTGGATTGAAGTAGTAAGCAATCTGCCCATTATCATTAATCGGATCAGAAATCAGCTTTGCATCAACTAGATAAGTTCCAAATTCACGACGAAATTTTCGAATATGTAAATTTTGCAACGAAAACACGGTCACATTTCCATTCAAAAAAACGGAAACATACAACATGCATTCTTCATTAGGAGTTTTAAAGCGAAAGGCCTGCCCCTTTTTAAGTTCGTCCCCTTTAACTAAATAGCACTCCTTAATTTCCACGCCCGTTTTATCTAAAAGATAAAGTTTAAACTGAACCTCTGCCCCTGAATTCAATTTAAATTC
This genomic stretch from Fructilactobacillus carniphilus harbors:
- a CDS encoding glycosyltransferase, coding for MQTKSNVPPMNFFVNRAMGVGNSGIEHAEFYRAHRFDEAHLPYRLVFVQLIKNLHEAMDKWHLKNQQVVNMYEYFVLGERYLTDGVQQFYEYQDRQVADKHGVPLLLETITSSGIHIVETMIRYQKPQDLFMASKVELFEQATGDRKVTFNFYRTNHQQTVIRNIHLFKQNGKHLFFWNEIQVQRYFFAQLDLAFGSKSNWFLDRGEESEVALFYPKFPNSKVIEMVHADHLSDRNDPNHPLWNNYYEYSLTHLDQIDLVISATEIQTQDFLKDFPNDKHKFITIPVGGVSDNHKPIKPKWHPGKQLHLVTASRLAGEKHIDIAVRAVAKIKQQGYDVTFDIYGIGSQNKIISDIIATSSAGDYIHLKGFSSELEKVYPKYDAFLTASFSEGFGLSTVEALNAGLPVIGYNARFGSLEMIHDGQNGFLEPFKVGDDNLYFNVNSLARGIKRLLDCDYPQVCQATQTTMEQFRHREITRKWEEVVHALRISE
- the asp3 gene encoding accessory Sec system protein Asp3, which encodes MDSECTILTWGQALNAAETHGALVNYEMDGVEISAPMLPPGTDLYTWRSQQSFDVTRSQGALPLLEVKKEYQLISKIRMNPEQSIYFKINTYDRNQHLVKEFILDESNPTFRYPETAQSYEISLVMKANHDFTFHWVALMPVDVIKRMRLSVSNDLNATWVQDQHPNMIALYLGRRDSESWLIPIKPHQTTVVVRLSPTELNDLSLAKSVLQKLITSIQRENTLELPLMINGYGYPMPQLIKMVNELIISAKKDR
- the asp2 gene encoding accessory Sec system protein Asp2 gives rise to the protein MVRQTKVIQLGGSELPIKEHFSESFTFQYFSLKLPEDVVAMEDELFKEDQLRNRYQLAVFILGPQSFAYLMPQLLKQLPAHQIIYGQADKTTVEIDDLLQSKFAKQVDLLRPGAVVKFIEDVFFKGQFGLRLEFEQMEVTSTFRGKITQLGNGRISIHDADLNGWTQAINQRMTLALEKETNYEFWPEFKLNSGAEVQFKLYLLDKTGVEIKECYLVKGDELKKGQAFRFKTPNEECMLYVSVFLNGNVTVFSLQNLHIRKFRREFGTYLVDAKLISDPINDNGQIAYYFNPGDFKPPLNVYFSGFRTAEGFEGNRMMSQLGDGHAPFLLIADERLAGGAFYIGSKEFETEVVKMICDHLNQLHFSSKDLILSGLSMGTTAALYYAAKLAPYAVIVGKPLVNLGTIAANERINRPHQFETALDLLLLREGSTEIAAQNNLNQYFWDNFSSGDFTNTTFAIAYMRQDDYDREAFHDLFNFLKNQNPFIRILYKGLTGRHNDDTSGVGAWFQRQYQNILARDFNRKA